ATGCTCCTGCCCGGCCCGGTGCGGTTCGCGATAGCGCGCGGACGAGCGCGCCGGGCCCGAAGCGCCCCACATCACGCACAACCCATTGAATCCCGAAGGAACCCATGAGCCTCAAATGCGGCATCGTCGGCTTGCCCAACGTCGGCAAGTCCACCCTGTTCAACGCGCTGACGAAGGCCGGCATCGCCGCCGAGAACTATCCGTTTTGCACGATCGAGCCGAACGTCGGCGTTGTCGAGGTGCCTGACGCGCGCCTGAAGGCGCTCGCCGACATCATCAAACCCGAGCGCGTCGTGCCGGCCGTCGTCGAGTTCGTCGACATCGCGGGCCTCGTCGCCGGCGCGAGCAAGGGCGAGGGCCTCGGCAACCAGTTCCTCGCGAACATCCGCGAAACCGACGCGATCACGCACGTCGTGCGCTGCTTCGAGGACGAGAACGTCATCCACGTCGCCGGCAAGGTGAGCCCGCTCGACGACATCGAAGTCATCAACACCGAACTCGCGCTCGCCGACCTCGGCACCGTCGAGAAAGCGCTCGCCCGCTATTCGAAGGCGGCGAAGTCGGGCAACGACAAGGAAGCGGCGAAGCTCGTCGCGGTGCTCGAAAAGACGCGCGCGCACCTCGATCAGGGCAAGGCCGTGCGCGGCCTCGACCTGTCCGACGACGAAAAGGCGCTCCTCAAGCCGTTCTGCCTGATCACCGCGAAGCCCGCGATGTACGTCGCGAACGTGAAGGAAGACGGCTTCGAGAACAATCCGCACCTCGACGCGGTGCGCAAGTACGCGGAAAGCGAGAAATCGCCGGTCGTCGCGGTGTGCGCGGCAATCGAGGCGGAGATCGCCGACCTCGACGACGCAGACAAAGAAGCGTTCCTCGCCGACATGGGCATGGACGAGCCGGGCCTCGACCGCGTGATCCGCGCGGGCTTCAAGCTGCTCGGACTGCAGACGTACTTCACCGCAGGCGTGAAGGAAGTGCGCGCGTGGACGATTCACATCGGCGACACCGCGCCGCAAGCGGCGGGCGTGATTCACACGGATTTCGAGCGCGGCTTCATTCGCGCGCAGACGATCGCCTACGAGGATTTCATCGCGTACAAGGGTGAGCAAGGCGCGAAGGAGGCGGGCAAGATGCGTGCGGAAGGCAAGGAATATGTCGTGCACGACGGCGACGTGATGAACTTCCTGTTCAACGTCTGAGCGTTTCGCGACGGCGCTCGCCGCGCGCCGCAGCATGCTTGCAAGGCCCGCGCAATGCGGACCTTTGTTTTGGATCATCGCCGGCGCGCAACCGTCGCCGCCGGCCCGCCGCCCTCACGCCCGATTCGTGAATAGAAAATGGCCCGGCCGGCACATGCCGGTCGGGCCAAGATTGTTCCGGGCTTGCCCCGGGCAGCGAAGATCGGGCGCAGCCGCGCCCTCGGGCCGCTCGCGTTCGTTACGTCGCCGACACCCGCCGCCCCACGCTCGCCTGCGCATCGCGGCCGCGCTTGTTCAGCCACGACGCCGCCAGCACGATCAGCGCAAGCACCGCCGTCGCGCCCACTTCCATCCGGTGCGCCTCGCTCACCAGCATCACCGTCAGCACGCCGCAAATGAACAGGATCACCGCCCACGTGATCCACGGGAAACACCACATCCGCAGTTGCAAACGCTCGCCCGTCGCGTCGAGCATCTTGCGCATCCGCAACTGCGAGATCGCGATCACGAGATACACGAGCAACGCGATCGCGCCCGACGTCGCAAGCAGGAAACCGAACACCTGCTCGGGCATCACGTAGTTCGCGATCACCGTGATGAAGCCGAACGCGGTCGACGCGAGCACCGCCGCGCGCGGCGTGCCGCTTGCATCGGTACGGCGCAAGAGCGCGGGCGCGTCGCCGCGCCTCGACAGCGAGAAGATCATCCGCGACGCCGTGTAGAGCGCCGAATTCAGGCAGCTCGCGACCGACACCAGCACGATCACGTCGATGATCGCCTTCGCGTGCGGCACGCCGATCAGCTCCATCGCGCGCTGATACGAGCCGTGCGCGGGCAGCAGCGCGTCGTTCCAAGGCACGAGCGCCGCGACGACGAAGATCGAGCCGAGATAGAACAGCGAGATCCGCCAGATCACCGAATTCGTCGCGCGGACGATCTGGCGCTCCGGGTGCTCGGATTCGGCCGCGGCGATCGTGACGATCTCGGTGCCGAGGAACGAGAACATCGTCGTCAGCATCGCGGCGAGCACCGCGCCGATGCCGTTCGGCATGAAGCCGCCCGCGTTCACGAGGCGCGCCGCGCCCGATACGTTCGAGCCCGGCAGCAGGCCGACGATCGCCGCGCCGCCGATCGCGAGGAATACGACGATCGCGACCACCTTGATGAGCGCGAACCAGAATTCGAATTCGCCGTAGTTCTTGACCGAGAAAAGATTCGTGACGGTGAGCACCGACGTGATGCCGAGTGCGAAGATCCACGTCGCGACGCCGGGGAACCACGCATTGAGAATCGTCGCGGCGGCCGTGGCCTCGATCGGAATCACGAGCACCCAGAACCACCAGTAGAGCCAGCCGATCGTGAAGCCCGCCCAATGGCCGATCGCGCGATCGGCATAGGTCGAGAACGAGCCGCTGTCCGGCTGCGCAACCGCCATCTCGCCGAGCATCCGCATCACGAGCACGACGAGCAGCCCCGCGATTGCGTAAGCGATCAGCGCGGCCGGACCGGCCTCCGCGATCGCATGCCCCGAACCGACGAACAACCCGGCGCCGATCACGCCCGCGATCGACAGCATCGTGACGTGGCGCTGCTTCAGGCCGGTTCCGAGGCCTGTCTGACTTCCTTTCATGTCTCCCTCCAAAAAAACGGTTCCGGTGTGACCGGGCATCGCGTGAAGGCGGCGCGGGGGCTTTGTTGTTATCGAACCGTTCAGGCGCGACGGGCGTCGCGCGTCGATCGGACGTCATGCCTGCGGCCATGCGAACGGGCGCGCCGCGCAGATCTGCGAGGCTGCGTTCGGCATGCGCCGCGCATGCGGCAACGCATGGCGGCGTGCCCGTCGTCGGCATCGTGATCGGCCGCCTTCGAAGCGAAGCAGTGTAAGCACCAAACGGTTCGCGACTAAGAACCAATTCGCGAATTTCGATGGAACCACTTGCCGGATCGACGAACGTGCGACCGTCGCACGGCCTGTCCGACGCGCTCGCGCGGCCCGAAAAGCCGCGCGAAAAAACGGTCGGATGCCGATTCCCGATGCTTGACGAAACACGCGCGATGGCAGCGGAAAACATGCAACGTCGTCATCCGGATCGCGTGGCGCCGCCCGCCGGCCCGGCGCGTCACGTCGTCATGCCACGTCGTCACGCCATTTCGCCGGCACCGTCGCCCGCCACTCGCGCAGCAGCAACGCCTTCACGGTGTCGGGCTGCGCGGCCGACAGGCGCACGAGCACGATCGGCCAGCCGAGATAGTGATCGGTCACGTAGAACACGTCGGGGGCCGATTCGACCAGCCACGCGCGCTCGTCGGGGCCCACGCCCTTGACGACCAGCGTGTCGCCGTCTTCGCGCAACCGCGCAAGCAGCTTGCCGCGCACCTTGAGCGCCGGCGTGCCGTACGACATGCCATCCTCGACGCCACGCCACGCGAGCGCGATCCGCCTGACTTCATCGAATGTCATGGTTTCTCCTGGACGTTCCCGCCGGAATCACGCCCGGCCACCGTACCTGAAAATCGCGCCGTTCGCTCGTTCGCTCGTTCGCTCGTTCGCTCGTTCGCTCGTTCGCTCGGCGCGCGCGAGCGCCGGCGCGTGCCCCTGGACCGCGACGATCGCGAACGCGAACGCAATCGCCTTCGCCGCGCGCTCGCGAAAATCGGCGCCCGGTAGGCGCGGCCCGCGTCGCAGACGAAATCCGCGGCGGCTCGACGACTTCTCGTCCCGCCTCGTCTATCCGCCGCATCACGCGGAGCGCGCGAAAGTAGCCGCGTTCGGCCGCCCGACATTGACGACGCGCGCTCGGACGGCGCGGCGTCGATGTCCGGCGACGCGCCGTAGCCGCGGCCTCGCACCACGGCGGCCGCGAACGCCGCCCGCCGTCCGGTCCCGTCGGCCGGCCGCGTCGTCGGCTTCGTTCCCCCGCCGAAATCCGTTCCATCTTCCTGATGTGACGATGCGCGGCGGATTTTCTTCAGCGCTTCGCCGCGCTTAAGATGCCGTCAGGCCGCTTGCCCCATCGACAACGACAAACGAGAGAGACCATGTCCATTTCCCTGCCTCGAGTGGCGCGGCGCATCGCCGTCGCGCTCGCGATCGCGGCGCTGCCGCCCGCCCCCGCATTCGCCTATTTGCCGAACGCGCCCGCCGCCGGCGGCGAGGCCGACCTCGACCGCCACGATACGTACCGCAACCGCGACGGCGAGACCGTGCACGCGCCCGCGCATTCGAAATCGGGCCGCGTCCCCGAAGGGGCGACGGCGCGCTGCCGCGACGGCGCATACAGCTTCAGCCGGCACCGGCGCGGTACGTGCTCCGGGCACGGCGGCGTCGCCGCGTGGCGCTAGGGCGGCCGCGACACGGAACGCACCGCCGGGGCGCAATCGGCCCGGCATCGCGCGAGCGCTCGGCTGCGGCCCCCTCCCGCAGGATCGATGCGAATCCGACGCGCGCCGGGCGCGCACCCGTACCGCGCCGAGTACAATGGCGGTTCGCGCCGCGCAGCCGCGGCACCGCCGCCGGCACGCGCCGCGGCCGCTTCCACGAACCGAATCCGCACGTCGCCGCCGCCGGCCCAGCCGGCGCGCGGCCGCGTGAATTTCCACTCTTTCAATCACGCAGATGGCCCAATACGTTTTCACGATGAACCGGGTCGGCAAGATCGTGCCGCCCAAGCGCCAGATCCTGAAGGACATCTCGCTGTCGTTCTTCCCCGGTGCGAAGATCGGCGTGCTCGGTCTGAACGGCTCGGGCAAGTCGACGCTGATCAAGATCATGGCGGGCGTCGACAAGGACATCGAGGGCGAAGCCACGCCGATGCCGAACCTGAACATCGGCTACCTGCCGCAGGAGCCCCAGCTCGATCCGAGCAAGACGGTGCGCGAAGCCGTCGAGGAAGGGCTCGGCGACATCTTTCAGGCGCAGAAGAAGCTAGACGAGATCTACGCGGCGTACGCGGAGCCGGACGCCGATTTCGACGCGCTCGCCGCCGAGCAGGCGAAATACGAGGCGATCCTCGCGACGAGCGACGGCGGCAGCCCCGAGCAGCAGCTCGAAGTCGCCGCCGACGCGCTGCGCCTGCCGCCGTGGGACGCGAAGATCGAGCACCTGTCGGGCGGCGAGAAGCGCCGCGTCGCGCTATGCAAGCTGCTGCTCGAAAAGCCCGACATGCTGCTGCTCGACGAGCCGACCAACCACCTCGACGCCGAATCGGTCGAATGGCTCGAGCAGTTCCTGACGCGCTTCCCGGGCACCGTCGTCGCGGTCACGCACGATCGCTACTTCCTCGACAACGCGGCCGAATGGATTCTCGAGCTCGACCGCGGCCACGGCATTCCGTGGAAGGGCAACTACAGCAGCTGGCTCGACCAGAAGGAAGACCGCCTGAAGCAGGAAGAAGCGGCGGAATCGGCGCGCCAGAAGGCGATCAAGAAGGAACTGGAGTGGGTGCGCCAGAACCCGAAGGGCCGCCAGGCGAAATCGAAGGCGCGTATCGCGCGCTTCGAGGAACTGAGCAGCCAGGAATACCAGAAGCGCAACGAGACGCAGGAAATCTTCATCCCGGTCGGCGATCGTCTCGGCAACGAAGTGATCGAGTTCAAGAACGTCAGCAAGGCGTACGGCGACCGTCTCTTGATCGACAACCTGAGCTTCAAGATTCCGGCGGGCGCGATCGTCGGCATCATCGGGCCGAACGGCGCGGGCAAGTCGACGCTGTTCCGGATGCTCACGGGCAAGGAGCAGCCGGATTCGGGCGAGATCGTGAAGGGCCCGACGGTGAAGCTCGCGTACGTCGACCAGAGCCGCGATGCGCTCGACGGCAGCAAGACCGTGTTCGAGGAAATCTCCGGCGGCGCGGACGTGCTGACGGTCGGCAAGTACGAAACGCCGTCGCGCGCGTACATCGGCCGCTTCAACTTCAAGGGCGGCGATCAGCAGAAGAACGTCGGCAACCTGTCGGGCGGCGAGCGCGGCCGGCTGCATCTCGCGAAGACGCTGATCGCGGGCGGCAACATGCTGCTGCTCGACGAGCCGTCGAACGATCTCGACGTCGAAACGCTGCGCGCGCTCGAGGATGCGCTGCTCGAATTCGCGGGCTCGGTGATGGTGATCTCGCACGATCGCTGGTTCCTCGACCGGATCGCGACGCACATCCTCGCGTTCGAAGGCGATTCGCAGGTGGTGTTCTTCGACGGCAACTACCAGGAGTACGAAGCCGACAAGCGCGCGCGCCTCGGCGAGGAAGCGGCCAAGCCGAAGCGTCTGCGCTACAAGCCGATCAGCCGGTAACGGCCGGCGCGCGCAAGCGTTCGTCGTTCGCGGGGACAGGCGTCGCGCAGGCGGCGAAGGCTCGCCGCGACCGGCGCGCCGCGCGTCTTGCGACGGCGATCGGCATGCCGTGCGCCGCGCACGATCCGCGTCGCGCGCGGCGCGAGACATCGCCGAACGAAAAGCGGGCGACGTGAGTGACAACTCGAAAAGGTCATCGTCGATTCGACCTTCGGTTTGCCATTCACGTCGCCCGCTTTTTTCATGCGCATCGCCGATCCATCGCCGATGCGCGCGCGCGGCCAATCCTCAGCCGCGACGCCCCGCGCCGCCGCTTCGCCCGTAGCGTCAGCCGAGCACGCCCAGCTCGCGCAGCCGCGCCTGCGTCGCCTCGGCGCTCGTGTGGTGAATCCCGTGCCAGCCGAGCGCGGTCGCGGCTGCGGCGTTCTTCGCGTTGTCGTCGATGAAGGCGAGCTCGTGCGGCGCGACGCCCGGCAGGTGCGGCTCGATCCGCGCGTGCATCTCGCGGTAGATCGCTGGATCGGGCTTCACGAGCTTCACGCGGCCGGACACGACGATGTCCTTGAAGCGCCGCAGCACCGGAAAGGTCTCCCACGCATACGGAAACGTCTGCGCGGACCAGTTCGTAAGCCCGAAGAGCGGCACGCCGCGCGCGTCGAGCTCGTCGACGAGCGCGACGCCGCCCGCGAGCTCGCCGCCGATCATCTCCCGCCAGCGCGCGTAGAACGCGCGGATCAGCGCCTCGTGCTCGGGAAACTGCGCGATGCGCTCGTCGGTTCCCTCGTCGATGGTCTGGCCGCCGTCCTGCCTGACCACCCAGTCCATTCCGCACACGTGCATGAGGAACCAGCGCCGCTCGGCTTCATCGGGAATCAGTTGCTTGTACAGATACTCGGGGCTCCAGTCGATCAGCACGCCGCCGAAATCGAACACCACAGCCTTGATGGTCATGCGAACTCCGCGGCGAGCACGTCGTCGAGCAGCCGCGGCGCGACGCCGTTGCCCGAAAACGAACAGTTGCTCCAGATGAAATTGTGATGCGCGACGATTTGCGCCGCGCTCAGGTGAGCGCGATCGTTCGTCGTGTGCAGATCGGAGACGACCGTCGTCCGGTAGCCGAGGAGCGCCGCGCGGCGCGCCGCCGAATCGACGCAGAATTCCGACGCGTAGCCGCAGATCACGACCGCGTCGACGCCGTGCGCGGAAAGTTGCGCGGCAAGCGGCGTGCCGTGGAACGCGTCGCTTGCGCGCTTGCGGATGCGCCAGTCGGCATCCGCGCACGCGAGATCCGCATGCAGTTGCCAGCCGGGCGCGCCGGGCACGATGTCGTCGCCCGCGTCGCCGTCGTGCTGCACGAAGCACACGGGCGCGCCCGCCGCGCGCGCCGCCGCCGTCAGCCGGTTGATGCCCGCGACGACCTCGTCCAGCCGGTGCGCGGGCTTTGCCCTCTGCAGCAGCCCGCGCTGCATGTCCACCACGATCACCGCCACCTTCGCCATATGCCGCCCTCCGTTGTTATCGTTCGATCGTTCGCCCCGCCCGCCGGCACCCGCGGCCGGCGATCCGGCGACGGGCGACGCCGGCGGCCGCGCGTCCGTCAGATCGGCTGCGTGCGCGCGTCGAGCCACGCCTTCGCGTCGCCCGACACGTGCTTGCCGACCCGCTCGCGCACCGTCGCGTGATACGCGTTCAGCCATGCGCGCTCGTCGCCGTCGAGAAGCGCGGGCAACACGCAGCGCGTGTCGATCGGGCAGAGCGTCAGCGTCTCGAATTCGAGGAAATCGCCGAACTCGGTCTGGCCCGCCGCGCGGTTCACGACGAGATTCTCGATGCGCACGCCCCACTTGCCCGGCCGGTACACGCCGGGCTCGATCGACGTGATCATCCCCTCTTCCATCGCCGTGTAAGGCTCGGCGGGCGCATGGTGCGAGATCACCTGCGGCCCTTCGTGGACGTTCAGGAAATAGCCGACGCCGTGCCCCGTGCCGTGCCCGTAGTCGAGCCCGGCCGCCCACATCGGCGCGCGCGCGATCGCGTCGAGCATCGGCGAGCGGATGCCGCGCGGGAAGCGCGCGCGCGACAGCGCCATCATCGCCTTCAGCACGATCGTGAAGTCGCGCCGGTGCGCGTCGCCGATCGCGCCGACCGGCACGACGCGCGTGATGTCGGTCGTCCCGCTCAGATACTGGCCGCCCGAATCGACGAGCAGCAAGCCGTCGCCTTCGATCGTCGCGTGCGCGGCGGACGTCGCGCGATAGTGCGGCATCGCGCCGTTCGCGTTGAAGCCCGCGATCGTCGCGAAGCTCGGCGACACGTAGCCCGGCCGGCGCGCGCGCGCGGCGGTGAGCTGCTCGTCGATCGTCAGCTCGGTGATCGTCTCGCGGCCGAGCGCGCCCTCGAACCACGCGAAGAATTCGGCGAGCGCCGCGCCGTCGAGCTCCATCGTCGCGCGCACATGCTCGATCTCGGCGGGCGTCTTGCGCGATTTCGCGAACGTCGACGGATTCACCGCCTCGATCACGCGCACCTGCTGCGGCACCGCCTGCAGCAGCCCGTACGTGACGCGGCGCGGATCGATCAGCAGCCCCGCGCCCTCGGGCAGCGCGGCGAGCGCCGCGGCCGCGGCGTCGTACGGCTTCACGTCGACGCCGTCCTGCGCGAGCGACGTCGCGAGCTCGGGCGACACCTTGCCGTCGGCGACGAACAGCGTCGCGCGCTCGAGGCCGACGAGCGCGTGCGCGACGAACACCGGGTTGTAGTTGACGTCGGCGCCGCGCAGGTTGAAGAGCCAGGCGAGATCGTCGAGCGTCGACACGAAATGCCACTGCGCGCCCTGCTCGTGCATCGCGCGACGCACCTGCGCGAGCTTGCCCGCGCGGGCCGTGTCTGCCTGCGGCGCCGCGTGCTCGAACACCGCGTCGCCGGGCAGCGACGGGCGCTGCGGCCAGATCGCGTCGAGCAGGTCGAGATCGGTGCGCAGCACGATGCCGCGCGGAGTGAGCGCGGACGTGAGCGCGCGCGCCGCCGCGACGCCGAGCACCGCGCCGTCCACGCCGACCGTCGTGCCCTCGGGCACGTGCTCGGCGAGCCATTCGACGTGCGGCTGCGTCTGCTGGCCGCCCGCCATCTTCATCAGCGCGACGCCCGTGCCCGCGAGCTGCGCCTCGGCCTGCACCCAGTAGCGGCTGTCGACCCAGAGGCCCGCGAAATCGGCGGTCACGACAAGCGTGCCGACCGAGCCGGTGAAGCCCGACAGCCATTGCCGCGCCTGCCAGCGCTCGGGCAGATACTCGGACAAATGGGGATCGGCGGACGGCACCACGTAGGCGGCCAGATCCTCGCGCGTCATCGCGCCGCGCAACAGGGCAAGACGCGCCGGCACGGGCGACGGATCGGGAAGTCGGGCATTCATGATTTCACCTGCAAACGTTCAGCGGCGGGCCAACAGGCCCACCGTCACGGCAACGGCGAGAAGCGCGGCGGCGGTGCAGACCGGCCATTCGAGCGTCTCGCCATCGTAAAAGAGTCCTGCGACATTGCCCGCCATCTTCGCGGCCGCGGCGCCGAACACGCCCGCCGCGACCGCGAGCCACAGCGACGCGCGGCTCAGCCGGCGCAGCGGGTTGAGCGCCCAGCCGAGCAGGCCGACGGCAAAGCCCAGCACGACGATTCCAAACCAGTTCATCATTCCACGCCTCTTCTGCTGTCGGTCTCGCGCCGTCGGCGCGAACGGCGTGCGGCGAGCACCCTCTTCCGTATCGGCGACGCCGCGCGGGAGCGGCGGCTCGCATGACGGCTCGCCGCCGCGCAAACCGCCGACCGATACACGACGCACGACGCACGGCGCGCCGGCGGCGCAACGTCCGATGCGATCCGGCTCGACCGCGACACCGCCCGTTGCGCCCGCGCCGATGCGCCGGGCCCCTCGTTCGATGCCGCGCCGCGCGCCGGCGCCCCCGAATCGCGGGCTCGCCATCGCGCAGGCCATCATTTTCGCACCGTTTGGGGGTCGATTTTCAAAAAGGCGCGGCATGGCGTCGCGCCCCGCAGACGGTCCGGCGCGGCAGCGGGCGGTTTCGCCCGCGCGCGGGCGCGCGGCCGCCGCCTTGACCGAGCGCGTCCGACGCGGCTCGCCGGGCCCGCGCGCGGGCGGGGAGGCGGCGATCGTCCACACGGGCCGCGTGGACGGGCCGCGACACGCGCCGACCATGGATTTGTCGTCGAAACGCTATAATATGGGACTAAACGATAGCCTCTTGGACATGCAGCTCCTCACGATCGGAATCAACCACCACACTGCGCCTGTCGCCTTGCGCGAACGCGTGGCGTTTCCGCTCGAACAGATCAAGCCCGCATTGTCGACGTTCAAGAGCGTCTTCCTCGGCCATCCGGCGCCGAACGCGCCCGAGGCGGCGATCCTGTCGACCTGCAATCGCACCGAGCTGTACTGCGCGACCGACGATCGCGCGGCGCGCGACGCGGCGATCCGCTGGATGTCCGACTACC
Above is a window of Burkholderia thailandensis E264 DNA encoding:
- a CDS encoding cysteine hydrolase family protein; translated protein: MAKVAVIVVDMQRGLLQRAKPAHRLDEVVAGINRLTAAARAAGAPVCFVQHDGDAGDDIVPGAPGWQLHADLACADADWRIRKRASDAFHGTPLAAQLSAHGVDAVVICGYASEFCVDSAARRAALLGYRTTVVSDLHTTNDRAHLSAAQIVAHHNFIWSNCSFSGNGVAPRLLDDVLAAEFA
- a CDS encoding DUF3761 domain-containing protein; translation: MSISLPRVARRIAVALAIAALPPAPAFAYLPNAPAAGGEADLDRHDTYRNRDGETVHAPAHSKSGRVPEGATARCRDGAYSFSRHRRGTCSGHGGVAAWR
- the ychF gene encoding redox-regulated ATPase YchF translates to MSLKCGIVGLPNVGKSTLFNALTKAGIAAENYPFCTIEPNVGVVEVPDARLKALADIIKPERVVPAVVEFVDIAGLVAGASKGEGLGNQFLANIRETDAITHVVRCFEDENVIHVAGKVSPLDDIEVINTELALADLGTVEKALARYSKAAKSGNDKEAAKLVAVLEKTRAHLDQGKAVRGLDLSDDEKALLKPFCLITAKPAMYVANVKEDGFENNPHLDAVRKYAESEKSPVVAVCAAIEAEIADLDDADKEAFLADMGMDEPGLDRVIRAGFKLLGLQTYFTAGVKEVRAWTIHIGDTAPQAAGVIHTDFERGFIRAQTIAYEDFIAYKGEQGAKEAGKMRAEGKEYVVHDGDVMNFLFNV
- the ettA gene encoding energy-dependent translational throttle protein EttA, translated to MAQYVFTMNRVGKIVPPKRQILKDISLSFFPGAKIGVLGLNGSGKSTLIKIMAGVDKDIEGEATPMPNLNIGYLPQEPQLDPSKTVREAVEEGLGDIFQAQKKLDEIYAAYAEPDADFDALAAEQAKYEAILATSDGGSPEQQLEVAADALRLPPWDAKIEHLSGGEKRRVALCKLLLEKPDMLLLDEPTNHLDAESVEWLEQFLTRFPGTVVAVTHDRYFLDNAAEWILELDRGHGIPWKGNYSSWLDQKEDRLKQEEAAESARQKAIKKELEWVRQNPKGRQAKSKARIARFEELSSQEYQKRNETQEIFIPVGDRLGNEVIEFKNVSKAYGDRLLIDNLSFKIPAGAIVGIIGPNGAGKSTLFRMLTGKEQPDSGEIVKGPTVKLAYVDQSRDALDGSKTVFEEISGGADVLTVGKYETPSRAYIGRFNFKGGDQQKNVGNLSGGERGRLHLAKTLIAGGNMLLLDEPSNDLDVETLRALEDALLEFAGSVMVISHDRWFLDRIATHILAFEGDSQVVFFDGNYQEYEADKRARLGEEAAKPKRLRYKPISR
- a CDS encoding HAD family hydrolase, with translation MTIKAVVFDFGGVLIDWSPEYLYKQLIPDEAERRWFLMHVCGMDWVVRQDGGQTIDEGTDERIAQFPEHEALIRAFYARWREMIGGELAGGVALVDELDARGVPLFGLTNWSAQTFPYAWETFPVLRRFKDIVVSGRVKLVKPDPAIYREMHARIEPHLPGVAPHELAFIDDNAKNAAAATALGWHGIHHTSAEATQARLRELGVLG
- a CDS encoding aminopeptidase P family protein, which gives rise to MNARLPDPSPVPARLALLRGAMTREDLAAYVVPSADPHLSEYLPERWQARQWLSGFTGSVGTLVVTADFAGLWVDSRYWVQAEAQLAGTGVALMKMAGGQQTQPHVEWLAEHVPEGTTVGVDGAVLGVAAARALTSALTPRGIVLRTDLDLLDAIWPQRPSLPGDAVFEHAAPQADTARAGKLAQVRRAMHEQGAQWHFVSTLDDLAWLFNLRGADVNYNPVFVAHALVGLERATLFVADGKVSPELATSLAQDGVDVKPYDAAAAALAALPEGAGLLIDPRRVTYGLLQAVPQQVRVIEAVNPSTFAKSRKTPAEIEHVRATMELDGAALAEFFAWFEGALGRETITELTIDEQLTAARARRPGYVSPSFATIAGFNANGAMPHYRATSAAHATIEGDGLLLVDSGGQYLSGTTDITRVVPVGAIGDAHRRDFTIVLKAMMALSRARFPRGIRSPMLDAIARAPMWAAGLDYGHGTGHGVGYFLNVHEGPQVISHHAPAEPYTAMEEGMITSIEPGVYRPGKWGVRIENLVVNRAAGQTEFGDFLEFETLTLCPIDTRCVLPALLDGDERAWLNAYHATVRERVGKHVSGDAKAWLDARTQPI
- the gabP gene encoding GABA permease produces the protein MKGSQTGLGTGLKQRHVTMLSIAGVIGAGLFVGSGHAIAEAGPAALIAYAIAGLLVVLVMRMLGEMAVAQPDSGSFSTYADRAIGHWAGFTIGWLYWWFWVLVIPIEATAAATILNAWFPGVATWIFALGITSVLTVTNLFSVKNYGEFEFWFALIKVVAIVVFLAIGGAAIVGLLPGSNVSGAARLVNAGGFMPNGIGAVLAAMLTTMFSFLGTEIVTIAAAESEHPERQIVRATNSVIWRISLFYLGSIFVVAALVPWNDALLPAHGSYQRAMELIGVPHAKAIIDVIVLVSVASCLNSALYTASRMIFSLSRRGDAPALLRRTDASGTPRAAVLASTAFGFITVIANYVMPEQVFGFLLATSGAIALLVYLVIAISQLRMRKMLDATGERLQLRMWCFPWITWAVILFICGVLTVMLVSEAHRMEVGATAVLALIVLAASWLNKRGRDAQASVGRRVSAT
- a CDS encoding MmcQ/YjbR family DNA-binding protein — protein: MTFDEVRRIALAWRGVEDGMSYGTPALKVRGKLLARLREDGDTLVVKGVGPDERAWLVESAPDVFYVTDHYLGWPIVLVRLSAAQPDTVKALLLREWRATVPAKWRDDVA